One Dromiciops gliroides isolate mDroGli1 chromosome 3, mDroGli1.pri, whole genome shotgun sequence DNA segment encodes these proteins:
- the NUMBL gene encoding numb-like protein — MSRSAAAAPEPSRASAERPRRANHRLSSAPPRLALGPPQTFRTEPDGAGTMNKLRQSLRRRKPAYVPEASRPHQWQADEDAVRKGKCSFPVRYLGHVEVEESRGMHVCEDAVKKLKATGRKSVKSVLWVSADGLRVVDDKTKDLLVDQTIEKVSFCAPDRNLDKAFSYICRDGTTRRWICHCFLALKDSGERLSHAVGCAFAACLERKQRREKECGVTAAFDASRTSFAREGSFRLTGGNRPTERQLPEKKKAEAAAVPAVPAPGPAQPGHMSPTPAATSPGEKGEAGAPGPAPLGPTAAAIPRRHAPLEQLVRQGSFRGFPALSQKNSPFKRQLSLRLNELPSTLQRRTDFQVKGTVLEMEPPGASDSDGINALCSQISSSFANAGAPLPGPQPSAPGTSTWSEPGLPAPAPGHKRTPSEAERWLEEVAQVAKAQQQQQQQQQQQQQQQQQQQQQGLPGPRPPAAPASLPPALQPFPAAPAPMAVFLPAPHMQPAFVPTYPGLGYQPVPRVPVVGITPSQMVANAFCSAAAPSATQLQPVALAGKAAPCPPPPPPRPNGAPWPPEPGPAPAPEADPFEAQWAALEGKPQPERPPNPFSGDLHKTFEIEL; from the exons GAAAGGCCCAGGAGGGCCAATCATCGTTTGTCCTCAGCCCCTCCTCGCCTGGCCCTGGGGCCCCCCCAAACCTTCAGGACGGAGCCCG ACGGCGCTGGCACCATGAACAAGCTGCGTCAGAGCCTACGGCGCAGGAAGCCGGCCTACGTCCCTGAGGCTTCCCGCCCGCACCAGTGGCAGGCGGATGAGGATGCCGTTCGGAAGGGCAAGTGCAGCTTCCCAGTCAGG TACCTTGGTCACGTAGAAGTGGAGGAGTCCCGGGGCATGCACGTGTGTGAAGATGccgtgaagaaactgaaggcg aCTGGGCGGAAATCCGTGAAATCTGTGCTGTGGGTGTCAGCAGATGGGCTACGTGTGGTGGATGACAAGACCAAG GATCTGCTGGTGGACCAGACCATTGAGAAGGTCTCATTCTGCGCCCCCGACCGGAACCTGGACAAAGCCTTCTCCTACATTTGCCGGGATGGCACCACTCGACGTTGGATCTGCCATTGTTTCCTGGCACTCAAAGACTCG GGTGAGCGGCTGAGCCATGCTGTAGGGTGTGCTTTTGCTGCCTGCCTGGAAAGGaaacagaggagggagaaggagtgtGGGGTCACAGCTGCCTTTGATGCCAGCCGCACCAGCTTTGCCCGGGAGGGCTCCTTCCGCCTCACCGGGGGGAACCGGCCCACTGAGCGCCAGCTCCCAGAGAAGAAGAAAG CAGAGGCAGCTGCTGTGCCTGCCGTGCCCGCCCCAGGCCCTGCCCAGCCAGGTCACATGTCCCCAACCCCTGCGGCCACATCacctggggagaagggagaagcagGTGCACCCGGACCAGCTCCCCTTGGCCCCACGGCTGCCGCTATCCCCCGGCGCCATGCACCCCTGGAACAGCTGGTGCGCCAGGGCTCCTTCCGAGGTTTCCCCGCCCTCAGTCAGAAGAACTCCCCCTTCAAAAGGCAGCTGTCATTGAGGCTCAATGAGCTGCCCTCCACCCTGCAGCGGCGCACTGACTTCCAGGTGAAGGGCACAG TGCTAGAGATGGAGCCCCCAGGGGCCAGTGACAGTGACGGCATCAATGCTCTGTGCTCCCAGATCAGCTCCTCCTTTGCCAATGCAGGAGCCCCTTTACCAGGGCCCCAGCCCTCAGCCCCAG gAACCTCCACCTGGAGTGAGCCAGGGCTGCCCGCACCAGCCCCTGGGCACAAGAGGACACCTTCAGAGGCTGAGCGCTGGTTAGAGGAGGTGGCCCAGGTGGCCAAagcgcagcagcagcagcagcagcagcagcagcaacagcagcagcagcagcagcagcagcagcagcagggtcTGCCAGGGCCCAGGCCACCTGCTGCACCTGCCTCCTTGCCACCGGCTCTCCAGCCCTTCCCCGCTGCTCCCGCCCCCATGGCAGTTTTCCTGCCCGCCCCACACATGCAGCCTGCCTTCGTGCCCACCTACCCAGGCCTGGGTTACCAACCAGTGCCCCGGGTGCCCGTGGTGGGTATCACACCTTCCCAAATGGTTGCCAATGCTTTCTGCTCCGCTGCCGCCCCCTCAGCCACCCAGCTCCAGCCTGTGGCCCTGGCTGGGAaggctgccccctgccccccgccACCACCCCCTCGACCCAATGGGGCCCCCTGGCCCCCTGAACCCgggccagccccagccccagaggcGGACCCCTTCGAGGCTCAGTGGGCCGCACTGGAAGGGAAGCCCCAGCCTGAGCGGCCACCAAACCCTTTTTCCGGAGACCTCCATAAGACTTTTGAGATTGAACTGTAG